GTACCTTCGTAATTAACCTGACCGTCCCCGTCTATATCGGCCTCCCTGATCATCTCGTCCACCTCCTCGTCCGTCAGTTTCTCCCCCAGGTTCGTCATCACGTGACGCAGCTCGGCGGCGCTAATAAACCCGTTTCCGTCCTTGTCGAAAACTCGGAATGCTTCGCGTAACTCATCCTCGGAATCAGTGTCCTTCATCTTCCGGGCCATCATTGTGAGGAATTCTGGGAAGTCTATCGTACCATTCCCTGGTAATAGGATAGAATATTAATGCATCTTATCTATGTAAACagttctattattattaccctGGTTTTGTAATGCACTAAATTTAGTGGTGAATTTGTATATCAAGTATAAAAATTCATATACATCAGAATCTCGCTGGCTCGAACACGGAACACTCGAATATACAGTTACGCTCGAACAACGATTAAAGACACAAACTCACTCTTGTTATGAAATACAGCTTGATTATTA
This DNA window, taken from Gigantopelta aegis isolate Gae_Host chromosome 4, Gae_host_genome, whole genome shotgun sequence, encodes the following:
- the LOC121371605 gene encoding calmodulin-A-like, producing MANDLTEEQIAEFKEAFSLFDKDGDGTITTKELGTVMRSLGQNPTEAELQDMINEVDADGNGTIDFPEFLTMMARKMKDTDSEDELREAFRVFDKDGNGFISAAELRHVMTNLGEKLTDEEVDEMIREADIDGDGQVNYEEFVRMMTSK